A stretch of the Brevundimonas sp. MF30-B genome encodes the following:
- a CDS encoding flagellar basal body-associated FliL family protein, whose product MLKLGKKKKKGASEEAAAEAEAAPAPESEDGAEGETPKKKKLPLLFIIIPAALVVLGGGGGAAFFLLKPKPAEAAQGEDGHAAAPKKAEKGGGHGGGKEGEADPALGKISAGPDGVTFYTLPDMVVNIQSPDGRPTFLKLKLTLETKDAALASHLQSEMPRMQDMFQGFLRELRPEDLAGSAGTYQLRAEILRRVNLIAAPGKVDAVLIEEMLVQ is encoded by the coding sequence ATGCTGAAGCTGGGCAAGAAAAAGAAGAAGGGCGCGTCCGAAGAGGCCGCCGCCGAAGCCGAAGCCGCGCCTGCTCCCGAGAGCGAGGACGGAGCCGAGGGCGAGACGCCCAAGAAGAAGAAACTGCCGCTTCTGTTCATCATCATCCCCGCCGCGCTTGTCGTGCTGGGCGGGGGCGGGGGCGCGGCCTTCTTTCTACTGAAGCCCAAGCCGGCCGAGGCGGCGCAAGGCGAGGATGGCCACGCCGCCGCGCCCAAGAAGGCCGAGAAGGGCGGGGGCCACGGCGGCGGCAAGGAAGGCGAGGCCGACCCGGCGCTGGGCAAGATCAGCGCGGGGCCCGACGGGGTCACCTTCTACACCCTGCCCGACATGGTGGTGAACATTCAGTCCCCGGACGGCCGGCCGACCTTCCTGAAGCTGAAGCTGACACTCGAGACCAAGGACGCCGCCCTGGCCTCGCACCTGCAAAGCGAGATGCCGCGCATGCAGGACATGTTCCAGGGCTTCCTGCGCGAGCTTCGGCCTGAAGATTTGGCCGGCTCGGCCGGCACCTATCAGCTGCGCGCCGAGATCCTGCGCCGGGTCAATCTGATCGCCGCACCGGGCAAGGTCGACGCCGTGCTGATCGAAGAGATGCTGGTGCAATGA